GCGCTTCCACCCGCGCGCGGCCCAGCCGTGCACCCACTGCGTCATCCCGTCCACCAGGTAGCGGCTGTCGCTGGTGAACACCACGCGCGCCGGGTTCCTCAGCGCGGCGAGGGGGAGGATGCCGCTGCGGATCGCCATGCGGTTGTTGGTGGTGTCGGGCTCCGACAGCCAGAAGTCGCGCCGGACCCACCCGCGCTCGGGGTGGAAGTGCTCCACCAGCCCGGCGGCGCCGCCGGGGCGCGCGCGCCCCTTGAACTGGTTCCCGAGGCAGGATTCGTCGGCGTAGATGAAGACCAGCGGCTCGCTCATTCTTCTCCAGGTCTGGGCGGGAAAGGCCGACAATCTACCGGTGCGGCGGGCCGAAACCCAGGGGCGGCGGAGCCGGCGCTTGACAGAATTTGCGGGGACGGTAGATTGCCGCGGTCGCATCCACCGATGCGGCATGCACTTGACCGCATGGCCGACGGAAACCGGGAGAGAAGCGACTTGGGCGAGACCGCCGTGCTGCTGCTGGAGGACGGACGCGCGTTCCGGGGAGAGGCGTTCGGCGCCTCCGGGACGGTCTTCGGCGAGGTGGTCTTCAACACCTCCATGACCGGCTACCAGGAGGTCCTCACCGACCCGTCGTACACCGGGCAGCTGGTGGCGATGACCTACCCGCTGATCGGCAACTACGGGGCGAACCCGGAGGACGAGGAGTCGGTCGGGCCGCAGGTGGCCGGATTCGTCCTCCACGAGGCGCCGCCCGCGTACAGCAACTGGCGGGCGGAGGAGTCGCTGGAGGAGTACCTGCGCCGGCACGGCGTGGTGGCGGTCACCGGGATCGACACCCGCGCGCTCACCCGCCACATCCGCTCGCTCGGCGCCATGCGCGGCGCCATCGCCCATGGCGAGCCGGACCTGGAGGCGCTCCGCGCCCGGATCCTGGAGCAGCCGTCCATGGCGGGGCTCGACCTGGCGTGCGGGGTCTCCACCGGGGAGCGGTACGTGGTCCCGGCCGCCGGGGAGACGCGGTACCGCGTCCTCGCCTACGACTTCGGGGTGAAGTCCCACTCCCTCAAGCTCCTCGCGGAGCGCGGGTGCGAGGTCACGGTCCTCCCCTCCGGCACCCCGGCGGAGGAGATCGCGGCGGCGGGAGCCGACGGGCTGTTCGTCTCCAACGGTCCGGGCGACCCGGAGGCGGTGGGGCACGCGCTGGAGTCCATCCGCGACCTCGCGGCGCGCGACGTCCCGGTCTTCGGCATCTGCCTGGGGCACCAGCTGATCGCCCGCGCGTTCGGGGCACAGACCTACAAGCTCCTGTACGGACACCGGGGGGGGAACCACCCGGTCCGCCGCCTCGCCGACGGGGCGGTGGAGATCACCGCGCAGAACCATGGCTTCGCCGTGCGCGGCGACGAGGAGGGGATCCCCGGCGCACCCGCGCTCCGCGTCACCCACCTGAACCTGAACGACGGTACGGTGGAGGGCCTGGAGCACGCGGAGCGGCCCGTGTTCTCGGTGCAGTACCACCCGGAGTCGGCTCCGGGGCCGCACGACTCGCGTTATCTTTTCGACCGTTTCATCGCGGAGATGGAGCGGAGGACGGAGGAGCGCCGTCACGACGCTTGACGGTTTCTATGCGTCGCGTTATCCTTCGGCTGATAAACCGCCGCCCGTCAACCTCTTAGCTACTCCCCTTCCGTTTCCCGGGACGTTATCTTCGGCTGCCGGCCGCGATCCGTCGCTCAGCCCTCCGATCGACACGGACTCCCCCGCGCACCCGGAAGACTCGAGGAACGACGTAGCCGGATGGCACCCCGTATTCCGAGCGGGGACGTTGGTCCGGGCACGTACTCCAGCCGGACGTCGGCTTCTTGCGCTCGTGCGCATTCCGTGGGGCGCCGCCCCAGCTTCCAACCCCCAAGGAGGGACTTCATGACGAAAGCGGATCTGGTCCAGCGGGTCGCCGATGCGATCGGGCCCGGGATCACCAAGCGGGACTGTGCTGTGGTCGTCGACTCGTTCCTGAACGCCATCAAGGACGCGATGGCGGAGCACCAGAACATCGAGATCCGCGGCTTCGGCACCTTCAAGGTCCGCGAGCGCAAGAGCCGCCTCGCGCGCAACCCGCGCACGGGTGATCCGGTCGAGGTCCCGCCGCGCGCGGTGCCGGTCTTCAAGCCGTCCAAGGAGCT
This genomic stretch from Longimicrobiaceae bacterium harbors:
- a CDS encoding ribonuclease H; this encodes MSEPLVFIYADESCLGNQFKGRARPGGAAGLVEHFHPERGWVRRDFWLSEPDTTNNRMAIRSGILPLAALRNPARVVFTSDSRYLVDGMTQWVHGWAARGWKRKDGEIENLALWKELVSTARRHAVQWRWVKGHAGHPQNEYANFLATRAAAKQDASGGLVESRFDEWIAEEQEKERYLDFFPMPPTSFEFKAARALPRG
- the carA gene encoding glutamine-hydrolyzing carbamoyl-phosphate synthase small subunit is translated as MGETAVLLLEDGRAFRGEAFGASGTVFGEVVFNTSMTGYQEVLTDPSYTGQLVAMTYPLIGNYGANPEDEESVGPQVAGFVLHEAPPAYSNWRAEESLEEYLRRHGVVAVTGIDTRALTRHIRSLGAMRGAIAHGEPDLEALRARILEQPSMAGLDLACGVSTGERYVVPAAGETRYRVLAYDFGVKSHSLKLLAERGCEVTVLPSGTPAEEIAAAGADGLFVSNGPGDPEAVGHALESIRDLAARDVPVFGICLGHQLIARAFGAQTYKLLYGHRGGNHPVRRLADGAVEITAQNHGFAVRGDEEGIPGAPALRVTHLNLNDGTVEGLEHAERPVFSVQYHPESAPGPHDSRYLFDRFIAEMERRTEERRHDA
- a CDS encoding HU family DNA-binding protein, giving the protein MTKADLVQRVADAIGPGITKRDCAVVVDSFLNAIKDAMAEHQNIEIRGFGTFKVRERKSRLARNPRTGDPVEVPPRAVPVFKPSKELRAMVEEKPLEV